One genomic segment of Acanthopagrus latus isolate v.2019 chromosome 14, fAcaLat1.1, whole genome shotgun sequence includes these proteins:
- the zgc:113263 gene encoding uncharacterized protein zgc:113263 isoform X2 has translation MCCTGNDLPVRYLRLLAPPLQLLSAAVWQVVQQGLVDHYGMLEEFVTMVTELVPELMSYSQRAQLILGLRARLVLEMCRGEHPADMQTIQPHLDRIKAPVSTAKDHHVTIDQVEESEVNFVELVHSLLEDPSERKYFFQEIFPVYFGSKYDAALEMLVWEFISRLEELLPVPDFTQLAALLGDAPSFLDDCLQSFFPPEDMKAVLEHHRNLGHFEEKDPRLLPMDDCILSSLSLPPGTKPVMNATSCSPAGERVDASFNTSRRSSEAAGQRLKETRDSWQLQVRGGNISQERKAPSAISARPCDETIDLTASNETADTDSTADDNSQSVTGVRVLRKRKLSGGVEVPSKQPAEAAPFLDSSVDGENSGESPLISIWGEYTDSQERSFPAVTDTKVPWSDEETLNLLDIWGKDSVQRALKGCLKNRHIFTQIAQKMAERGYMRTVEQCQTRIKRLKKCFRQNIRGNSRMECKFYEQLQRVLGSSASSVLPEITYDVEEIIDEDESQDGDEDLQFVGQTSRLEIGTKSVPWTDFETLALINTWGEDKMQHEVRGVHRTGHVFSTISSKMAAQGFSRTPEQCQTRLKRVKSSFRQCYENNMKGLEQVECKFYNELGRILVKDFPSVSQLDEPPGDPEDSDFTSFSHQDMESAAGVQEERKKVPWSDKETIILLEIWGDPQVQHGMRRYPHNGHIFTEISEKLSANGFSRSPDQCHTRIKRLKASYRQCQENMSSSGTDRVDFKFYDLLEQILDKQPSTSSTVVTDSIEISEDSNGESVPETDGEVGMTTEKTGPSSWSDEETFALIEIWGDEDVQRALRGFVHNGHVYAEISERMQDLGYSKTSEQCRWKVKSLRNNFRQCYDKKKCGRRVDYRFYKQLEQILGHEAVSVDEYDEKDEQADPDPGAEGVNAAWTEQETVALVEVWAADDMQHSLKTCIRNSHIFAEISEKMASIGYLRTAEQCHNRIKRLKKTYRRYCNNRRSGGRTAVYRYFDLLAPVLGDNSAYPDVDISAAEATVQPLMGNDPDMYEQPSASHLLAEMSRKMPWSDQETRTLLEVWGEDSVQLSLRGCLKNRHVFEYISEKMNDRGFIRTTEQCYSRIKRLKYGFLHEKEDFKFYSEMDEIFRKELKADKPTPDTSVTDEPDDYTLVPAQNKVASGTQWAADSTKQTWGDGETEALLAIWGSEEIQENLKSCTKNRHIYIQISEVMANQGYLRTPEQCQTRIKRLRANFRHFLEGRKGDKQECKFFDQLVQVFGSKYVINSDPLADDVADGLET, from the exons ATGTGCTGCACAG gtaATGATCTTCCAGTCCGCTATCTGCGCCTCCTGGCCCCGCCCTTGCAGCTCTTATCAGCTGCAGTGTGGCAAGTAGTGCAGCAGGGACTCGTGGACCACTATGGGATGCTGGAGGAGTTtgttaccatggtgacagaGCTGGTCCCAGAGCTGATGAGCTACAGTCAGAGGGCTCAGCTCATCCTGGGACTCAGGGCCCGG CTGGTTCTGGAGATGTGTCGAGGCGAGCACCCAGCGGACATGCAGACCATTCAGCCACATCTGGACAGAATTAAAGCCCCTGTCAGCACTGCCAAGGATCACCAC gtgaCCATCGACCAGGTGGAGGAATCTGAGGTGAACTTTGTGGAGTTGGTGCATTCTTTGCTGGAGGATCCGTCTGAAAGAAAATACTTCTTCCAG GAAATCTTCCCTGTGTACTTTGGCTCAAAGTACGATGCAGCGCTTGAGATGCTGGTGTGGGAGTTCATATCAaggctggaggagctgctgccagTTCCAGACTTCACACAG TTGGCAGCTTTGCTCGGAGACGCTCCGTCATTCCTGGACGACTGTTTACAATCATTTTTCCCCCCAGAGGACATGAAGGCTGTACTTGAACACCACAGAAACCTCGGACACTTTGAGGAGAAAG ATCCTCGATTATTACCAATGGATGACtgcatcctctcctccctgtctctaCCTCCTGGCACCAAACCCGTCATGAATGCcacctcctgctcacctgcaggCGAACGCGTCGATGCTTCCTTCAACACGAGTAGGAGGAGCTCAGAGGCAGCGGGACAAAGACTGAAGGAGACGAGAGACTCCTGGCAGCTGCAGGTTAGAGGTGGGAACATTTCTCAGGAGAGGAAAGCACCAAGCGCTATTAGTGCACGGCCATGTGATGAAACCATAGACCTCACTGCATCTAATGAGACTGCGGACACAGATTCAACAGCTGATGACAACAGCCAAAGTGTGACTGGAGTGCGGGTTCTcaggaagaggaagctgagCGGCGGTGTGGAGGTTCCCTCTAAACAGCCTGCGGAGGCCGCACCTTTCTT GGATTCATCAGTGGACGGTGAGAATTCAGGTGAATCTCCTCTAATCTCGATATGGGGAGAATATACAG ACTCTCAGGAACGCTCTTTCCCAGCTGTAACGGACACAAAAGTTCCCTGGTCGGACGAGGAGACGCTCAATCTGCTCGACATATGGGGGAAGGACTCGGTGCAGCGGGCTTTGAAGGGCTGCTTGAAGAACCGTCACATATTCACGCAGATTGCACAGAAGATGGCAGAGAGAGGCTACATGAGAACAGTGGAACAGTGCCAGACCAGGATCAAACGACTGAAGAAGTGCTTCCGCCAGAACATCAG AGGGAACTCCAGGATGGAGTGTAAATTCTACGAGCAGCTGCAGCGAGTACTCGGCTCCTCGGCTTCCTCAGTCCTTCCTGAGATCACCTATGATGTTGAAGAGATCATCGATGAGGACGAGTCCCAAGACGGAGACGAGGACTTGCAGTTTGTCGGCCAAACGAGCCGACTGGAAATCG GAACTAAAAGTGTTCCATGGACAGACTTTGAGACGTTGGCCCTCATCAACACGTGGGGAGAAGACAAGATGCAGCATGAGGTACGAGGCGTGCACAGAACCGGACACGTTTTCTCCACCATATCCAGCAAGATGGCCGCCCAGGGCTTCTCCCGAACACCAGAGCAGTGCCAAACAAGGCTGAAAAGGGTGAAATCGAGTTTCAGGCAATGCTACGAGAACAA CATGAAGGGACTGGAGCAAGTTGAGTGCAAGTTTTACAATGAACTGGGAAGAATTCTGGTGAAGGACTTCCCTTCAGTGTCGCAGCTGGATGAACCACCAGGAGATCCTGAAGACAGCGACTTCACTTCCTTCTCCCATCAGGATATGG AGTCTGCTGCGGGCgttcaggaggagaggaagaaagttCCCTGGTCGGACAAAGAGACCATCATCCTCCTGGAGATCTGGGGAGACCCGCAG GTCCAGCATGGTATGAGGCGTTACCCACACAACggtcacattttcacagaaatatCAGAAAAGCTCAGTGCCAACGGCTTCTCCCGCAGCCCCGATCAGTGCCACACCAGGATCAAACGGCTGAAAGCCAGCTATCGGCAGTGTCAGGAAAACATGAG CTCCTCTGGGACTGACAGAGTGGACTTTAAATTCTACGACCTGCTGGAACAAATCCTGGACAAGCAGCCGTCAACGTCCTCCACCGTGGTGACGGACTCCATCGAGATATCAGAAGACTCCAATGGTGAATCAGTGCCTGAAACAG ATGGAGAAGTCGGCATGACGACAGAAAAAACGGGGCCGAGCTCATGGTCAGATGAGGAGACCTTCGCGCTCATCGAGATTTGGGGCGACGAAGACGTCCAGAGGGCGCTGAGGGGTTTCGTCCACAACGGACACGTTTACGCAGAGATTTCGGAGAGAATGCAAGACCTCGGCTACTCGAAAACCTCGGAGCAGTGCCGCTGGAAGGTCAAGTCGCTGAGGAACAACTTTCGACAGTGCTACGACAAGAAGAA ATGTGGAAGAAGAGTAGATTATAGATTCTACAAGCAGCTGGAACAAATACTTGGACATGAGGCAGTTTCTGTTGATGAGTATGATGAAAAAGATGAACAGGCAGACCCAGATCCAG GTGCAGAGGGTGTGAACGCAGCATGGACGGAGCAGGAGACGGTGGCTCTCGTTGAGGTGTGGGCGGCAGACGACATGCAGCACAGCCTGAAAACCTGCATCCGCAACAGCCACATATTCGCCGAGATATCGGAGAAGATGGCCTCCATTGGATACCTGAGGACGGCGGAGCAGTGCCACAACCGGATCAAAAGGCTGAAGAAGACTTACAGGCGTTACTGCAACAACCGGAG AAGCGGAGGGCGGACCGCGGTGTACAGATACTTCGACCTCCTGGCTCCGGTGCTCGGTGACAATTCCGCGTACCCTGATGTGGACATTAGTGCTGCAGAGGCCACCGTGCAACCTCTCATGGGCAATGATCCTGACATGT ACGAGCAGCCCTCAGCCAGCCACCTCCTGGCTGAAATGAGCAGAAAGATGCCCTGGTCAGACCAGGAGACTCGCACCCTGCTGGAGGTCTGGGGGGAGGACAGCGTCCAGCTCAGCCTGAGGGGCTGCCTGAAGAACCGCCACGTGTTTGAGTACATCTCTGAGAAGATGAATGACCGAGGGTTCATAAGGACCACGGAGCAGTGCTACTCCCGCATCAAGCGCCTTAAATACGGCTTCCTCCACGAAAA GGAGGATTTTAAATTTTACAGCGAGATGGATGAAATCTTCAGGAAGGAGCTGAAAGCTGACAAACCCACCCCGGACACGTCGGTTACCGATGAGCCTGATGACTACACACTAGTGCCTGCTCAAAACAAag TTGCTTCAGGTACGCAGTGGGCGGCTGACAGCACTAAGCAGACCTGGGGCGACGGGGAGACAGAGGCCCTCTTGGCCATATGGGGGAGCGAGGAGATCCAGGAGAACTTAAAGAGCTGCACCAAGAACAGACACATCTACATCCAGATCTCTGAGGTCATGGCCAACCAGGGCTACCTGCGCACTCCTGAACAGTGTCAGACCAGGATAAAGAGGCTGAGGGCCAACTTCCGACACTTCCTCGAGGGCAGAAA aggagacaaacaggaatGCAAGTTCTTCGACCAGTTGGTGCAAGTATTTGGCAGCAAGTATGTGATAAACTCGGACCCCCTGGCTGACGATGTAGCCGATGGCCTAG AGACCTGA
- the LOC119032452 gene encoding zinc finger protein 2-like isoform X2, which yields MTGSGNKDALRHDFRLYLDDGVVRTKVHRASQEISNQDEPKSSQEVRVPRSSLHLVVPPLRLMSACMWQVAKERNVDHYGRLAEFVVMVTDSVPELLNYKQKIQLILGLRARLILEDLKRNDKVDYKTIQDHFDSFQEWTTKDINEEDRDGEVEFSKSAFMELVQTLLTNESEKNKYFKEVFSVQYGARFDTSLQILVWEFFSRLEEFLPVPSFSQVSSMFDISSIEQEFEQFAYDPEDLKRIFQHQQERHKLAKSEFTLMSDTILSALASKQTSVISEDFADQKIIQIKLGQKTVKQEDSCSGENTCEDDEETDDSSTEANPNSRLNEYGLSPLTSSSCYDDADADAAGDDETAGEAAFQPHRRSRSSVEGAKEHLDLSRNEEASEKSVNQSGGRADVTVKTALESEKTSASRSSLLKNHHDAHSPVRLFKCTQCQRPFKRRNDLKRHYRVHSSVKIMPFTCKVCDKKFSSRTIVKNHMRSHSGERPYACTYCDKRFMTSSVLRSHERIHTGERPYVCSFCNRTFIQSYTYTVHLRVHKKEKPYLCSTCGMSYPSSGALLVHSRTHTGERPYQCDVCGNRFTTCERMRRHRRFHTGERPYSCSECAKSFHCGSGLKKHIRTHTGEKPFKCLTCHKTFAEKSNMKIHLRVHKK from the exons ATGACCGGAAGTGGTAACAAAGATGCATTACGACATGATTTCCGTTTGTATTTG GATGACGGAGTGGTGCGCACTAAAGTCCACAGGGCATCACAGGAAATCTCCAACCAGGACGAACCAAAGTCCTCACAAG AGGTTCGTGTCCCTCGGTCATCCCTACACCTCGTGGTTCCTCCGCTGCGGCTGATGTCGGCCTGTATGTGGCAGGTGGCCAAGGAGCGAAATGTGGACCACTATGGCAGACTGGCAGAGTTTGTCGTGATGGTGACGGACAGCGTCCCAGAGCTTCTGAACTACAAACAGAAGATTCAGCTGATCCTGGGACTCAGAGCTCGG CTCATTCTTGAAGACTTAAAGAGGAATGACAAGGTGGATTATAAGACCATCCAGGATCACTTTGATAGTTTCCAAGAGTGGACAACAAAAGACATAAATGAGGAG GATCGAGATGGAGAAGTGGAGTTTTCAAAGTCAGCCTTTATGGAGCTGGTTCAGACGTTGCTGACGAACGaatctgagaaaaacaaatatttcaag GAGGTCTTCTCAGTGCAGTATGGAGCCCGCTTCGATACATCGCTGCAGATCCTGGTGTGGGAATTCTTCAGCCGACTGGAAGAGTTCCTCCCAGTACCGAGCTTTTCACAG GTCTCCtccatgtttgacatttcatcCATTGAACAAGAGTTTGAGCAGTTCGCCTACGACCCTGAAGACCTGAAGAGGATCTTCCAGCACCAACAGGAGCGGCATAAGCTGGCTAAAA GTGAATTCACCTTAATGTCGGACACCATCCTTTCCGCGCTTGCATCTAAACAGACTTCGGTGATATCTGAAGATTTTGCTGATCAAAAAATCATCCAGATTAAGTTGGGACAGAAGACTGTGAAGCAAGAAGACAGCTGTAGCGGTGAAAACACTTGTGAGGATGACGAAGAGACCGACGACAGCTCGACTGAAGCCAATCCAAACTCTCGGCTGAACGAGTACGGGCTGTCGCCTCTCACGTCCTCGTCATGTTACGATGATGCTGATGCCGATGCTGCAGGTGATGATG AAACAGCTGGTGAGGCCGCCTTCCAGCCCCACAGGCGCTCACGAAGCTCAGTTGAAGGAGCGAAGGAGCATCTGGATCTGAGTCGAAACGAGGAGGCATCGGAAAAGAGCGTGAACCAGTCAGGAGGCAGAGCTGATGTCACCGTAAAGACGGCGCTGGAAAGTGAAAAGACTTCTGCATCTCGTTCCTCCCTCCTGAAAAACCATCACGATGCTCACTCCCCTGTGCGGCTGTTCAAGTGCACTCAGTGCCAGAGGCCATTTAAAAGGCGAAATGACCTGAAGCGGCATTACCGTGTTCACTCTAGCGTTAAAATCATGCCCTTCACTTGCAAAGTTTGTGATAAGAAATTCAGTTCTCGGACTATAGTCAAAAATCACATGCGAAGTCACAGCGGAGAGAGGCCGTATGCCTGCACGTACTGCGACAAGAGGTTCATGACGAGTTCTGTCCTGAGGTCCCACGAGCGCATTCACACCGGTGAGCGCCCATATGTGTGTTCTTTTTGCAACAGGACATTCATACAGTCATATACATACACTGTGCACCTCAGGGTGCATAAGAAAGAGAAACCATACCTGTGCAGCACATGTGGTATGTCCTATCCAAGCTCAGGGGCCTTGCTGGTGCATTCAAGGACTCACACTGGGGAGCGGCCTTATCAGTGCGACGTCTGTGGGAATCGTTTCACCACATGCGAAAGAATGAGAAGACACCGGAGATTCCACACTGGAGAGAGGCCGTACTCTTGCTCTGAGTGTGCCAAATCGTTCCACTGTGGCTCAGGgctgaagaaacacattcgGACACACACGGGGGAGAAACCCTTCAAGTGTTTAACATGCCACAAGACGTTTGCTGAGAAATCCAATATGAAAATACATCTCAGAGTCCACAAAAAGTAA
- the LOC119032452 gene encoding zinc finger protein 182-like isoform X1, protein MDSVQRKVAAQVRLHKHLYDSSMREHKDSETIANSWREIADNLGEEEAFCRRLWKNIRDRYVKAKKRSHMKCSVLGGVAPPILLELGWLAQFTRHRETDRFDYEDDGVVRTKVHRASQEISNQDEPKSSQEVRVPRSSLHLVVPPLRLMSACMWQVAKERNVDHYGRLAEFVVMVTDSVPELLNYKQKIQLILGLRARLILEDLKRNDKVDYKTIQDHFDSFQEWTTKDINEEDRDGEVEFSKSAFMELVQTLLTNESEKNKYFKEVFSVQYGARFDTSLQILVWEFFSRLEEFLPVPSFSQVSSMFDISSIEQEFEQFAYDPEDLKRIFQHQQERHKLAKSEFTLMSDTILSALASKQTSVISEDFADQKIIQIKLGQKTVKQEDSCSGENTCEDDEETDDSSTEANPNSRLNEYGLSPLTSSSCYDDADADAAGDDETAGEAAFQPHRRSRSSVEGAKEHLDLSRNEEASEKSVNQSGGRADVTVKTALESEKTSASRSSLLKNHHDAHSPVRLFKCTQCQRPFKRRNDLKRHYRVHSSVKIMPFTCKVCDKKFSSRTIVKNHMRSHSGERPYACTYCDKRFMTSSVLRSHERIHTGERPYVCSFCNRTFIQSYTYTVHLRVHKKEKPYLCSTCGMSYPSSGALLVHSRTHTGERPYQCDVCGNRFTTCERMRRHRRFHTGERPYSCSECAKSFHCGSGLKKHIRTHTGEKPFKCLTCHKTFAEKSNMKIHLRVHKK, encoded by the exons ATGGACTCGGTGCAGAGAAAAGTCGCCGCGCAGGTCCGCCTGCACAAACATCTGTACGACTCATCGATGAGAGAGCACAAGGACAGCGAGACGATCGCGAACTCGTGGAGGGAGATAGCCGACAacctgggagaggaggaggcgttTTGTCGGAGGCTGTGGAAAAACATCCGGGATCGCTACGTGAAAGCGAAAAAAAGGAGCCACATGAAGTGCAGCGTCCTGGGTGGTGTGGCCCCTCCGATCCTGCTGGAGCTGGGGTGGCTGGCCCAGTTCACCAGGCATCGAGAGACGGACCGTTTCGACTACGAG GATGACGGAGTGGTGCGCACTAAAGTCCACAGGGCATCACAGGAAATCTCCAACCAGGACGAACCAAAGTCCTCACAAG AGGTTCGTGTCCCTCGGTCATCCCTACACCTCGTGGTTCCTCCGCTGCGGCTGATGTCGGCCTGTATGTGGCAGGTGGCCAAGGAGCGAAATGTGGACCACTATGGCAGACTGGCAGAGTTTGTCGTGATGGTGACGGACAGCGTCCCAGAGCTTCTGAACTACAAACAGAAGATTCAGCTGATCCTGGGACTCAGAGCTCGG CTCATTCTTGAAGACTTAAAGAGGAATGACAAGGTGGATTATAAGACCATCCAGGATCACTTTGATAGTTTCCAAGAGTGGACAACAAAAGACATAAATGAGGAG GATCGAGATGGAGAAGTGGAGTTTTCAAAGTCAGCCTTTATGGAGCTGGTTCAGACGTTGCTGACGAACGaatctgagaaaaacaaatatttcaag GAGGTCTTCTCAGTGCAGTATGGAGCCCGCTTCGATACATCGCTGCAGATCCTGGTGTGGGAATTCTTCAGCCGACTGGAAGAGTTCCTCCCAGTACCGAGCTTTTCACAG GTCTCCtccatgtttgacatttcatcCATTGAACAAGAGTTTGAGCAGTTCGCCTACGACCCTGAAGACCTGAAGAGGATCTTCCAGCACCAACAGGAGCGGCATAAGCTGGCTAAAA GTGAATTCACCTTAATGTCGGACACCATCCTTTCCGCGCTTGCATCTAAACAGACTTCGGTGATATCTGAAGATTTTGCTGATCAAAAAATCATCCAGATTAAGTTGGGACAGAAGACTGTGAAGCAAGAAGACAGCTGTAGCGGTGAAAACACTTGTGAGGATGACGAAGAGACCGACGACAGCTCGACTGAAGCCAATCCAAACTCTCGGCTGAACGAGTACGGGCTGTCGCCTCTCACGTCCTCGTCATGTTACGATGATGCTGATGCCGATGCTGCAGGTGATGATG AAACAGCTGGTGAGGCCGCCTTCCAGCCCCACAGGCGCTCACGAAGCTCAGTTGAAGGAGCGAAGGAGCATCTGGATCTGAGTCGAAACGAGGAGGCATCGGAAAAGAGCGTGAACCAGTCAGGAGGCAGAGCTGATGTCACCGTAAAGACGGCGCTGGAAAGTGAAAAGACTTCTGCATCTCGTTCCTCCCTCCTGAAAAACCATCACGATGCTCACTCCCCTGTGCGGCTGTTCAAGTGCACTCAGTGCCAGAGGCCATTTAAAAGGCGAAATGACCTGAAGCGGCATTACCGTGTTCACTCTAGCGTTAAAATCATGCCCTTCACTTGCAAAGTTTGTGATAAGAAATTCAGTTCTCGGACTATAGTCAAAAATCACATGCGAAGTCACAGCGGAGAGAGGCCGTATGCCTGCACGTACTGCGACAAGAGGTTCATGACGAGTTCTGTCCTGAGGTCCCACGAGCGCATTCACACCGGTGAGCGCCCATATGTGTGTTCTTTTTGCAACAGGACATTCATACAGTCATATACATACACTGTGCACCTCAGGGTGCATAAGAAAGAGAAACCATACCTGTGCAGCACATGTGGTATGTCCTATCCAAGCTCAGGGGCCTTGCTGGTGCATTCAAGGACTCACACTGGGGAGCGGCCTTATCAGTGCGACGTCTGTGGGAATCGTTTCACCACATGCGAAAGAATGAGAAGACACCGGAGATTCCACACTGGAGAGAGGCCGTACTCTTGCTCTGAGTGTGCCAAATCGTTCCACTGTGGCTCAGGgctgaagaaacacattcgGACACACACGGGGGAGAAACCCTTCAAGTGTTTAACATGCCACAAGACGTTTGCTGAGAAATCCAATATGAAAATACATCTCAGAGTCCACAAAAAGTAA